Proteins from one Cellulosilyticum lentocellum DSM 5427 genomic window:
- the aroE gene encoding shikimate dehydrogenase: MKISGTTQLACLLGHPVSHSFSPYIHNYLAEKCGLDMRYVCFDVEDEQVEAAVKGIRALGIVGSNVTIPYKIKVMDYLDEIDPNAAIIGAVNTIKNENGKLIGYNTDGVGFVKSVIEAGHTLKGKTVMVLGAGGASRAITVELAAAGVKKLLICNNTLAKAEQLSAQIKEHFAEVSIQIGLLNITEADLQGVDFLINTTPVGMSKQKALCPINETIQPPKGLVVCDIVYTPHDTKLLLWAKVNGLQVVHGIGMLINQAVHSFYLWTGKEVAAYEDILALLVEQGVIDK, translated from the coding sequence ATGAAGATCAGTGGAACTACCCAATTAGCATGTCTTTTAGGACATCCAGTAAGTCACAGTTTTTCACCTTATATACATAATTATTTAGCAGAGAAATGTGGGCTGGATATGCGTTACGTATGCTTCGATGTGGAAGATGAGCAGGTGGAAGCTGCTGTAAAGGGGATTAGAGCCTTAGGTATAGTGGGGAGTAATGTAACAATCCCTTATAAGATTAAGGTAATGGATTATCTAGATGAGATTGATCCCAATGCAGCTATTATAGGAGCTGTGAATACCATTAAAAACGAAAATGGAAAGCTTATTGGTTATAATACAGATGGTGTAGGCTTTGTAAAATCCGTTATAGAAGCAGGTCATACCTTAAAGGGGAAAACAGTTATGGTTCTGGGTGCAGGTGGTGCTAGCCGTGCGATTACGGTAGAATTAGCAGCAGCTGGTGTAAAGAAGCTTCTTATTTGCAATAACACCCTGGCAAAAGCAGAACAATTAAGTGCGCAAATTAAAGAACATTTTGCAGAAGTAAGTATCCAGATTGGACTGTTGAATATTACAGAAGCTGATTTGCAAGGTGTAGATTTTTTGATTAACACAACTCCGGTAGGTATGAGTAAGCAAAAAGCCCTTTGTCCAATAAATGAAACTATTCAGCCACCAAAGGGGTTGGTAGTATGTGATATTGTTTATACACCGCATGATACAAAGCTACTTTTGTGGGCTAAAGTCAATGGGTTACAGGTAGTCCATGGCATAGGTATGCTCATTAATCAAGCGGTTCATAGTTTTTATTTATGGACCGGAAAAGAAGTAGCTGCATATGAGGACATACTAGCATTATTAGTAGAACAAGGTGTTATAGATAAATAA
- a CDS encoding carbohydrate ABC transporter permease — MQTNLQTDGSSRKKVLLTSILFMGLGHIVYLKEYIKGAFYALIELMMLAFSPIVVQKLINMITLGSPQPNLPVKQRDNSIFMLIDGVIILAIVFIFIAIYVISVRSALNSYEEYCIQGQFKSEKKILSDTAQKAFPILGLAPTVGLVLFFVVVPLVFSACVAFTNYAAPNHIPPNNTVDWVGFANFKAMFGGSAAWSTGFARVAIWTVVWGAFATMTCYFGGMIMAVILQQSKLKLAPVFRTIFILPYAVPAIVSMLVWQNLLNGSFGIVNRTLVELGLISGTIPWLSNEWLAKFVCVLINLWAGFPYFMLLIMGSMTAISSDIYEAAKIDGASEFQIFKKMILPIVLYQTTPLIIMSFTHNINNFGAIFFLTSGNPVVADSTTTGAGGTDILVTWIYKLTVNLLKYNYAAVLAVVIFVVLAPFAIYNFRKTKSYKDGEI, encoded by the coding sequence ATGCAAACCAATCTACAGACAGATGGTTCTTCTAGAAAAAAAGTTCTGCTAACATCCATATTATTTATGGGGCTAGGTCATATCGTTTATTTAAAAGAATATATTAAAGGTGCATTCTATGCACTTATCGAATTAATGATGTTAGCTTTCTCACCAATAGTGGTTCAGAAGTTAATAAATATGATTACTTTAGGAAGTCCTCAACCGAATTTACCAGTGAAACAAAGAGATAACTCCATATTTATGCTGATAGATGGTGTCATTATCTTAGCTATTGTTTTTATTTTCATTGCAATCTATGTGATTTCTGTACGTAGTGCTTTAAACTCCTATGAAGAATATTGTATTCAAGGTCAATTTAAAAGTGAGAAAAAAATCCTATCAGATACAGCTCAGAAAGCCTTCCCTATTTTAGGGCTTGCACCTACTGTAGGTCTTGTTTTGTTTTTCGTTGTTGTTCCTCTAGTCTTCTCTGCTTGTGTGGCTTTTACAAACTATGCAGCACCAAATCATATTCCGCCTAATAATACGGTAGACTGGGTTGGATTTGCGAATTTTAAAGCGATGTTTGGTGGAAGTGCAGCGTGGTCTACAGGATTCGCAAGAGTGGCAATATGGACAGTTGTATGGGGTGCTTTTGCTACGATGACTTGTTATTTCGGTGGCATGATAATGGCTGTAATTCTCCAGCAAAGTAAATTAAAATTAGCACCCGTTTTTAGAACAATTTTTATCTTGCCTTATGCAGTACCAGCTATTGTAAGTATGCTTGTATGGCAAAATTTATTAAATGGTAGTTTTGGTATTGTGAATCGTACTTTAGTAGAACTAGGACTTATATCAGGGACAATTCCTTGGCTGAGTAATGAATGGCTTGCTAAATTCGTTTGTGTACTCATTAACTTGTGGGCTGGCTTCCCTTATTTCATGTTACTCATTATGGGGTCTATGACAGCTATTTCAAGTGATATTTATGAAGCAGCTAAAATTGATGGGGCAAGTGAATTCCAAATTTTTAAGAAAATGATTTTACCAATTGTACTTTATCAAACAACACCGCTGATTATCATGTCTTTTACTCACAATATCAATAACTTCGGTGCAATCTTCTTCTTAACCAGTGGTAACCCTGTTGTAGCAGATAGCACAACCACAGGTGCTGGTGGAACAGATATACTTGTAACCTGGATTTATAAGTTAACAGTTAACTTACTGAAATACAACTATGCTGCCGTGCTTGCAGTGGTAATCTTCGTTGTCCTTGCACCATTTGCAATCTACAACTTTAGAAAGACAAAATCCTATAAGGACGGTGAAATCTAA
- a CDS encoding sugar ABC transporter substrate-binding protein yields the protein MKLKKIALAAAVCVASTMGVGCSSNGGSEAAASPAASEAPAASTEASTPAVSTDPVTLTVWESTAGPDEFIKQAGAAFTEKYPNITVEYVNVELGDTTTQIALDGPAGVGPDVFAAPHDKLGELVAGGHVLPTENAEEVTKTALAASTSALTYDGTMYGYPVSAETYALFYNKDLIAEEEVPTTWEDLKAFSEKFNAEHNNQYGFMMDVQNGYYTIIFTTSQDNRMFGPDGTDTTNSNINSAASVEGMKFFQSLRSALDVPSADLTTAACDSAFSSGNVALYITGLWNVATFEGVGLNFGVSALPSLPGNDTPSASFSGTRAMFVSAYSEHPVEANLFSQFLMSEEMQKLRFDLTGALPAINVEVDSPYIDGFLKQLDYAFPMPSIPQMNAFWDAMKAASANIWDGADVQTELDACNATILAQ from the coding sequence ATGAAACTTAAAAAAATAGCTTTAGCAGCAGCAGTATGTGTGGCAAGTACAATGGGAGTAGGATGTAGTAGTAATGGGGGTAGTGAGGCAGCAGCTTCACCTGCAGCAAGTGAAGCACCAGCGGCAAGTACTGAGGCATCTACGCCAGCTGTCTCAACAGATCCAGTTACTTTAACAGTATGGGAATCAACAGCTGGACCTGATGAATTCATTAAACAAGCAGGAGCAGCTTTTACAGAAAAATATCCTAATATTACAGTTGAATATGTGAATGTAGAATTAGGTGATACAACTACACAAATCGCATTAGATGGTCCAGCAGGGGTAGGACCAGATGTATTTGCAGCACCACATGATAAATTAGGGGAATTAGTAGCAGGTGGTCATGTACTTCCAACAGAAAATGCTGAAGAAGTTACAAAAACTGCATTAGCGGCATCTACATCAGCGCTTACATATGATGGTACTATGTATGGTTACCCAGTATCAGCAGAAACTTATGCTTTATTCTATAATAAAGACCTTATTGCTGAAGAAGAAGTACCAACTACATGGGAAGATTTAAAAGCATTTAGTGAAAAATTCAATGCAGAACATAATAATCAATATGGTTTCATGATGGACGTACAAAATGGTTACTATACAATTATCTTTACAACAAGCCAAGATAACCGTATGTTTGGACCAGATGGAACAGACACAACCAATTCTAATATTAACTCAGCAGCTTCAGTAGAAGGAATGAAATTCTTCCAAAGCCTTAGAAGTGCATTAGACGTTCCTTCAGCTGACCTTACAACAGCAGCCTGTGATTCAGCATTTAGTAGTGGTAATGTAGCACTTTATATTACTGGTTTATGGAACGTAGCTACTTTTGAAGGTGTAGGACTTAACTTTGGAGTATCAGCACTTCCAAGTTTACCAGGCAATGATACACCATCAGCTTCTTTCTCAGGAACAAGAGCGATGTTCGTATCAGCTTATAGTGAACATCCAGTAGAAGCTAACTTATTCTCACAATTTTTAATGTCAGAAGAAATGCAAAAATTACGTTTTGACCTTACAGGGGCATTACCAGCAATCAATGTTGAAGTAGATAGTCCATATATCGACGGTTTCTTAAAACAATTAGACTACGCTTTCCCAATGCCATCTATACCACAAATGAATGCATTCTGGGATGCTATGAAAGCTGCAAGTGCTAATATTTGGGACGGTGCAGACGTTCAAACTGAATTAGACGCTTGTAATGCAACTATCTTAGCCCAATAA
- a CDS encoding copper amine oxidase N-terminal domain-containing protein, with amino-acid sequence MSKKVKNQVVAWILSVIMLTLGLPLNATMLLQEEPVDTSIQVFNDSMMRTTTESSIKILNASDLENAKLAADKVAGDFTIKAAAGKEVDIDASSYMSEYYHSFSKRIKLNGTGNAAARTIEFTTTGSATVQVFALSGSSSTDRTLGIYDAADNQVTTLKAVGKSSDSDGKLPMSEATIDAAGTYNIRSTGSGINIYYVKVIQGAVETVTFTDGTKPSVMSAVQDTVDQRKVNVTVSGTLPNAEIDKIWVKIYDSSNKLTTSKLLDNLEADGTGIAALTLEKSGDYTIVAEAIREGCKTSYSSDIFALNDFVVPLGDVKITNVKTTAIEAPTNATLTIDWDDALNAKTYDVEVKDTANNLFEKKDLKVSTCDILGLTVGETYTIKVTAYGSGQSKSATTTKKVAASVERFLGGLVGSGASGTITENSDGSITLDARAVGGNTGGKLADSEDGFLYYYTEINPETENFTLTATFRVDESGSKDNQSGFGVMAIDTMVLGDSSARYFNSAGAMFRKYVKTVDGTLINGYGIPGGYFVTGYTAGPTVANSARKTIDTEPFDWEFKKDYTTATNSNPPKFEDGEVYTLTLRKSNTGFHAYMSNDKTNEVICYEPELLLKQDSSKYYVGMCASRKIMVTVLDYSFTTIHPSADEPKEERPLKYVTPTVSLDSTTTTSNKNYEAAFKANVVGTIDIKDAAGNVVASKVVLDPREASTFRAVAPVKLSGETNQFTAIFTPADKLGQGELLADNEELSSYEPVEIPFSITYKQYGTSENAIYVGASGSASNQGTKASPLDVQTAVNFAQPGQEIVLLDGTYKLTKGINIARGNNGTKEEPIVLMSEPGKRVVFDLSNCSTNGITVNGNYWHIYNIELMNSPNAKRPVQVSGHYNTIEKLLIHDNADTGLQISGSAYEPNTMWPSYNLILSCEVYNSCDALGNDADGFAAKLTAGEGNVFRYCIAHHNIDDGWDLYAKSTTGPIGTVTIESSVAYANGTLLGNPSKTGEGNGFKLGGESISVPHVLKNSVSFANLNNGVFSNSNPSCMVYNTTSYGNEGKNLFFNTNAKTTDWVLENFISYKGNDSDTMDLKGQDSLADRSNYINGVNTEGTSVSDDWFTNLDTTIVPTIAEDGSIDMKGLLVLTANAPEGVGAILTENPNPTVITIGKEIGGTSTGGGSTGGGSTGGGSSSGGSTNSSTTKPIATVLDKIIEALKESKTPVIKVDANNMLQLVAEAVSELIDSQTGIVVEGNGVTITLNEKLIKEVTDGEKLSLTIKVPSLLASELAAIKTQLSQNENFKTYFDSVATVAFEMSTNKKVEVISEPVTLTFDLSKVSAENADKLTLVRYEKQEDGTFKVVKVGGSYDAKTKTFIAKVDQAGNYGVLEAKELFKLNLAIGKTSSEVNGKTIINDVAPMIVKDTTMVPIRFTVENLGAEVKWDNEAKQVTIILNGKALTLDSANGMLIKDSRALVPLRFISETVGANVLWIPTEKAIEIVY; translated from the coding sequence ATGAGTAAGAAGGTAAAGAATCAGGTAGTAGCATGGATTCTAAGTGTGATCATGTTAACCTTAGGGTTACCATTAAATGCAACGATGTTATTGCAAGAAGAACCAGTAGATACGAGCATCCAGGTATTTAATGATAGTATGATGCGAACGACTACAGAGAGCAGCATAAAAATACTGAATGCTAGTGATTTAGAAAATGCTAAGTTAGCAGCAGATAAGGTGGCTGGGGACTTTACGATTAAAGCAGCAGCTGGCAAAGAGGTAGATATTGATGCCAGTAGTTATATGAGTGAGTATTATCATAGCTTTAGCAAACGTATTAAGCTAAATGGTACCGGAAATGCTGCAGCGCGTACTATTGAGTTTACAACAACGGGATCAGCTACCGTTCAAGTATTTGCTTTAAGTGGCAGTTCTTCTACAGATAGGACATTAGGTATTTATGATGCAGCAGATAATCAGGTAACTACACTAAAAGCAGTAGGTAAAAGTAGTGATTCAGATGGAAAATTGCCTATGAGTGAAGCAACTATTGATGCGGCAGGTACCTATAATATCCGCTCAACTGGTAGTGGAATCAATATTTATTATGTAAAAGTAATACAAGGAGCTGTAGAAACAGTTACTTTTACAGATGGTACTAAGCCTTCTGTTATGAGTGCAGTGCAAGATACTGTTGATCAAAGAAAAGTGAATGTTACAGTATCTGGTACACTTCCAAATGCTGAGATAGATAAAATATGGGTAAAGATTTATGATAGTTCTAATAAGCTAACAACGAGTAAATTACTTGACAATCTAGAAGCAGATGGAACAGGCATTGCTGCTTTAACTCTCGAAAAATCAGGAGATTACACAATAGTGGCAGAAGCTATTCGTGAGGGATGTAAAACAAGCTATAGCAGTGATATATTTGCACTGAATGATTTTGTTGTACCATTAGGTGATGTTAAGATTACGAATGTTAAAACGACAGCTATTGAAGCACCAACCAATGCTACTTTAACAATAGATTGGGATGATGCACTCAATGCGAAAACCTATGATGTGGAAGTTAAAGATACAGCCAATAATCTTTTTGAAAAAAAGGATTTAAAAGTATCGACTTGTGACATCTTAGGTCTTACAGTGGGTGAAACCTATACAATTAAGGTAACTGCTTATGGTAGTGGTCAATCTAAGTCGGCTACAACAACTAAAAAGGTGGCAGCTAGCGTAGAAAGATTTTTAGGTGGTTTAGTAGGTTCAGGTGCTTCTGGAACCATCACTGAAAATAGTGACGGTTCTATTACCTTAGATGCTAGAGCTGTCGGGGGTAATACTGGTGGTAAGTTAGCAGATAGTGAAGATGGGTTCTTATACTATTATACAGAAATCAATCCAGAAACAGAAAACTTTACTTTAACAGCTACTTTCAGAGTAGATGAATCTGGTAGTAAAGATAATCAATCAGGCTTCGGCGTAATGGCTATTGATACAATGGTGCTTGGAGATAGTAGTGCACGTTACTTTAACTCAGCGGGTGCTATGTTTAGAAAGTATGTGAAAACAGTAGATGGCACACTCATTAATGGTTATGGTATTCCAGGAGGTTATTTTGTAACAGGTTATACAGCGGGACCAACTGTTGCAAACTCAGCTAGAAAGACGATTGATACAGAGCCATTTGATTGGGAATTTAAGAAAGACTATACAACAGCAACTAATTCAAATCCACCTAAGTTTGAAGATGGGGAAGTTTATACTTTAACACTTAGAAAAAGTAATACTGGTTTCCATGCATATATGAGTAATGATAAAACGAATGAAGTGATTTGTTATGAACCAGAACTTTTATTGAAACAAGATAGTAGTAAATACTATGTAGGTATGTGTGCAAGCCGTAAAATTATGGTGACTGTACTTGATTATAGTTTTACAACTATTCATCCAAGTGCAGATGAGCCAAAGGAAGAAAGACCATTAAAATATGTAACACCAACAGTTAGTCTAGATTCGACAACAACAACGTCTAATAAAAACTATGAAGCTGCTTTTAAAGCCAATGTAGTAGGAACAATTGATATTAAAGATGCAGCAGGAAATGTAGTGGCTTCTAAGGTTGTACTTGATCCTAGAGAGGCAAGCACCTTTAGAGCGGTAGCACCAGTGAAATTATCAGGAGAAACAAATCAATTTACAGCTATATTTACTCCAGCAGATAAATTAGGTCAAGGAGAATTATTAGCAGATAATGAGGAACTTAGTTCCTATGAGCCTGTTGAAATACCTTTTAGTATAACTTACAAACAATATGGAACAAGTGAAAATGCCATTTATGTAGGAGCAAGCGGCTCAGCATCTAACCAAGGGACAAAAGCCAGTCCTTTAGATGTACAAACAGCTGTTAATTTTGCACAGCCAGGTCAAGAGATTGTTCTTTTGGATGGTACATATAAATTAACAAAGGGTATTAATATTGCTAGAGGTAACAATGGTACGAAGGAAGAGCCTATTGTATTAATGTCAGAGCCGGGCAAACGAGTTGTTTTTGATTTATCAAACTGTAGCACAAATGGTATTACAGTAAATGGTAACTACTGGCATATTTATAATATTGAGCTTATGAATTCACCAAATGCTAAACGTCCGGTACAAGTGAGTGGACATTATAATACGATTGAAAAACTTTTAATTCATGATAATGCAGATACAGGCCTTCAAATTAGTGGTAGTGCATATGAGCCAAACACTATGTGGCCATCTTATAACTTGATATTAAGCTGTGAGGTTTATAACAGCTGTGATGCGTTAGGAAATGATGCAGATGGCTTTGCAGCTAAATTAACCGCTGGAGAAGGTAATGTATTCCGCTATTGTATCGCACATCATAATATCGATGATGGCTGGGATTTATATGCAAAATCAACGACAGGACCAATTGGTACGGTGACGATTGAAAGCTCTGTAGCTTATGCAAATGGGACATTACTTGGTAATCCAAGTAAAACAGGTGAAGGTAATGGTTTCAAACTAGGTGGTGAAAGTATATCTGTACCACATGTATTAAAAAATAGTGTTTCTTTTGCAAACTTAAATAATGGTGTATTTAGTAATAGTAATCCAAGCTGCATGGTTTATAATACAACTTCTTATGGTAATGAAGGTAAGAATCTATTCTTTAATACGAATGCCAAAACAACAGATTGGGTATTAGAAAACTTTATATCCTATAAAGGAAATGATAGCGATACAATGGATCTTAAGGGCCAAGATTCATTAGCAGATAGAAGTAACTATATTAATGGAGTGAATACTGAAGGTACCTCTGTTAGTGATGACTGGTTTACCAATTTGGATACAACTATCGTTCCTACTATTGCAGAAGATGGAAGTATTGATATGAAAGGTCTCTTGGTATTAACAGCAAATGCACCAGAAGGTGTAGGAGCTATATTAACTGAGAATCCAAATCCAACAGTAATAACCATTGGTAAAGAAATTGGCGGAACTAGTACAGGTGGAGGTTCAACAGGTGGAGGTTCAACAGGTGGAGGTTCATCAAGTGGAGGCTCCACAAATTCTAGTACAACAAAACCGATAGCAACAGTGCTAGATAAAATTATAGAAGCACTTAAGGAGAGTAAAACACCTGTTATTAAAGTAGATGCAAATAATATGCTTCAATTAGTTGCAGAGGCAGTAAGCGAGTTAATAGATAGTCAAACAGGCATTGTTGTTGAAGGAAATGGTGTAACCATTACCTTGAATGAGAAACTTATTAAGGAAGTAACAGATGGGGAAAAACTAAGTCTAACGATTAAAGTGCCAAGTCTATTAGCTAGTGAATTAGCAGCTATTAAAACGCAACTCAGTCAAAATGAAAATTTCAAAACATATTTTGATAGTGTGGCAACAGTAGCTTTTGAAATGAGTACGAATAAAAAAGTAGAAGTTATTAGCGAGCCAGTTACACTCACCTTTGATTTATCGAAAGTTAGTGCTGAGAATGCTGATAAGCTAACTCTTGTAAGATACGAAAAACAAGAAGATGGAACTTTTAAAGTTGTAAAAGTAGGTGGCAGCTATGATGCTAAAACCAAAACTTTCATAGCTAAGGTAGATCAGGCAGGTAACTATGGCGTTTTAGAGGCAAAAGAACTCTTTAAATTAAATCTGGCTATTGGTAAAACAAGTTCCGAAGTAAATGGTAAAACAATTATTAATGATGTTGCACCTATGATTGTAAAGGATACAACCATGGTACCTATTCGCTTTACTGTAGAAAATTTAGGTGCAGAAGTAAAATGGGATAATGAGGCTAAACAAGTAACTATCATTTTAAATGGTAAAGCGCTAACATTAGATAGTGCAAATGGTATGCTGATTAAAGATTCAAGAGCCTTAGTACCTCTTAGATTTATTTCAGAAACAGTAGGGGCAAATGTACTTTGGATACCTACAGAAAAAGCTATTGAGATTGTATATTAG
- a CDS encoding pectate lyase family protein, with translation MLKCLKKIFNYSLSVFVALSTMTVSSSSLLAASSLTLKSSGAWFESAYAEWEQYSGASSYNVYYKSSSNDYTKVDKELVRGTRVDIPGLKGDTVYTIKVVPMVSGSEVTSATAQFSVTPATYDRSGYAFFNGTTTGGYNEDGTVKSNANIVYVTDATKDSVQLNGYTGIANILSESARKNDKTPLVVRFIGTINVPKGATSYPENMVKIKAADNVTLEGIGPDANISKWGFCFQRSSNIEVRNLDFYWYPEDAMGFESNCSRVWVHNNTIRTGHQDNPSESDKAHGDGGTDFKYTDYVTVSYNHYDNCAKTSLCGLKENATYRLTFHHNFFDGTGSRTPRVRYFDIHVYNNYYKGVSTYGIGASVNSNIFSENNYFEDTNKPMVISMQGNGGTTFSSENGGTIKAYGNKLVNCTNYLPGTDYYEATSRDQIINFSANKGGSTYNNFDTNASKFYTNKYVLHSADAAKEIVMKYAGRMKGSVSDSIIIPGTGGGNDDGGNDDGGNDDGGNDNNHPGDSSDSVALGTYELNKSTLPKTECTVNNITFNLRSVESSGVKLRSNNTITFKVASSCTLKIEASGKGVIVSSTDGQINYNGSNSNSVTTNSGSITMTLTAGTYKITGAESGSNTVITSITLQ, from the coding sequence ATGTTAAAATGTTTAAAAAAGATTTTCAACTACTCACTATCCGTTTTTGTAGCTCTTAGTACCATGACCGTTTCTTCTTCTTCACTTCTAGCTGCTTCTAGCCTTACCCTTAAAAGTAGTGGCGCCTGGTTCGAATCAGCTTATGCTGAATGGGAACAATATAGTGGTGCTTCTAGCTACAACGTATACTACAAATCTTCTTCTAATGATTACACCAAAGTAGATAAGGAGCTTGTTAGAGGTACCCGTGTTGATATTCCAGGACTTAAAGGCGATACGGTTTACACTATCAAAGTAGTTCCTATGGTATCTGGCTCCGAGGTTACTTCTGCAACTGCACAATTTAGTGTCACACCAGCAACTTATGATCGTTCTGGTTATGCTTTCTTTAATGGTACAACTACGGGCGGTTATAATGAGGATGGTACTGTTAAATCAAATGCTAATATTGTTTATGTGACAGATGCTACAAAAGATTCTGTACAACTTAACGGCTATACAGGCATCGCTAATATCCTTTCAGAATCTGCAAGGAAAAATGATAAAACACCTTTAGTCGTTCGTTTTATCGGTACAATCAATGTTCCTAAAGGTGCTACAAGCTACCCTGAGAATATGGTTAAGATCAAAGCTGCTGATAATGTAACACTCGAAGGTATTGGACCAGATGCTAACATTTCTAAATGGGGTTTTTGTTTCCAACGAAGCTCCAATATAGAAGTAAGAAACCTTGATTTTTACTGGTATCCAGAAGATGCTATGGGCTTTGAATCAAACTGTTCTAGAGTTTGGGTACATAACAATACTATTAGAACTGGCCACCAAGATAATCCTTCTGAATCAGATAAAGCTCATGGCGATGGTGGAACAGACTTTAAGTATACCGATTACGTAACAGTGTCCTACAATCATTATGACAATTGCGCAAAAACTTCTCTATGTGGTTTAAAAGAAAATGCGACTTATCGTCTTACTTTCCATCACAATTTCTTTGATGGAACCGGCTCTAGAACACCTCGCGTACGTTACTTTGATATTCATGTTTATAATAACTATTACAAAGGTGTATCTACCTATGGTATTGGCGCTTCTGTTAACTCTAATATTTTCTCTGAAAACAACTATTTCGAAGATACAAACAAACCAATGGTTATTTCTATGCAAGGTAATGGTGGGACTACTTTCTCTAGCGAAAATGGTGGCACCATCAAAGCATATGGCAACAAATTAGTTAACTGTACTAATTATCTTCCTGGTACAGATTACTACGAAGCTACATCTAGAGACCAAATCATTAATTTCTCAGCGAATAAAGGCGGCTCAACCTATAACAACTTCGATACCAATGCAAGTAAATTCTATACCAATAAATATGTACTTCACTCTGCTGATGCTGCTAAGGAAATAGTTATGAAGTATGCAGGAAGAATGAAGGGTAGTGTATCTGATTCTATTATTATACCTGGTACAGGTGGCGGAAATGATGACGGTGGCAATGACGATGGTGGTAATGACGATGGTGGCAATGATAATAACCATCCTGGCGACAGTTCAGATTCTGTTGCATTAGGTACCTATGAGCTTAATAAATCCACTCTTCCAAAAACAGAATGTACTGTTAATAACATTACTTTTAATTTAAGAAGTGTAGAATCTAGTGGTGTTAAATTAAGAAGTAACAATACGATTACTTTTAAAGTAGCTTCATCCTGCACACTAAAAATTGAAGCATCTGGGAAAGGCGTTATTGTTTCTTCTACGGATGGTCAAATCAATTACAATGGCTCTAACTCAAACTCAGTCACAACTAATTCAGGTTCAATAACTATGACACTTACAGCTGGTACTTATAAGATTACAGGTGCTGAGTCAGGTAGCAACACCGTAATCACAAGCATTACACTTCAATAA
- a CDS encoding LacI family DNA-binding transcriptional regulator, giving the protein MKGSVFVEDASVSEVSKNLTISDIARELGVSKTTVSRAISGKGRLSEATRNRVLQYIHEHDYRPNLIAKSLAQSKTFNIGVVLPADTNLTEIPFFQSCLMGICDVAASFDYDVVVTTATENDISLLKRLIKNNKVDGIVLTRPIVNDRSIDYLKQTHLPFVVVGSSEEDEVIQIDNNHIDGCCELTSVLIKSGYTTMALLAGNQRHIVNTNRYKGFLKAFKDNGIPVNETLVYTDMTSNVLIDRAVDTIMNRKVDCIVCSDDIICSRVLTRLNETGYSVPKDVKIASFYDSAYLENYNPPITSLRIDIKTLGIEAGKCLINLIAGKEIANKTLLDYEIVLKKSTM; this is encoded by the coding sequence ATGAAAGGAAGTGTATTTGTGGAAGATGCAAGTGTAAGTGAAGTATCTAAAAACCTTACTATTAGTGATATTGCTAGAGAGTTAGGAGTATCTAAAACAACTGTTTCCAGAGCTATATCAGGAAAAGGAAGGCTTAGTGAAGCTACCAGAAATCGTGTTCTACAATATATTCATGAACATGATTACAGACCTAATTTAATCGCAAAAAGTTTAGCGCAATCCAAAACCTTTAATATTGGGGTGGTGCTTCCGGCAGATACAAATCTAACAGAAATTCCTTTCTTTCAAAGCTGCTTAATGGGTATTTGTGATGTAGCAGCAAGCTTTGATTATGATGTAGTTGTTACAACGGCAACAGAAAATGATATTAGTTTGTTAAAAAGATTAATAAAAAATAATAAGGTAGATGGTATCGTTCTAACAAGACCAATAGTGAATGACAGATCTATCGACTATCTGAAGCAAACACACCTTCCTTTTGTAGTAGTAGGTTCTAGTGAAGAGGATGAGGTTATACAGATTGATAATAATCACATAGATGGGTGTTGTGAACTGACATCTGTCCTCATTAAATCTGGTTATACCACCATGGCCTTACTGGCAGGTAATCAGCGTCATATAGTTAATACAAATCGCTATAAAGGTTTCTTAAAAGCCTTTAAAGATAATGGCATACCCGTTAATGAAACACTTGTCTACACAGATATGACTAGCAATGTTCTGATTGATAGAGCAGTAGATACGATTATGAATAGGAAAGTAGATTGCATTGTATGTAGTGATGATATTATATGTAGCAGAGTACTCACAAGACTTAATGAGACTGGGTACAGTGTGCCAAAGGATGTAAAGATTGCATCCTTTTATGACAGCGCTTACCTAGAAAATTATAATCCCCCAATTACCTCATTAAGGATTGATATTAAAACCTTGGGTATTGAAGCGGGCAAGTGTTTGATTAACCTCATTGCAGGTAAAGAAATAGCAAATAAAACCTTATTAGATTATGAAATAGTTTTAAAAAAATCAACCATGTAA